The following proteins come from a genomic window of Chionomys nivalis chromosome 9, mChiNiv1.1, whole genome shotgun sequence:
- the Snph gene encoding syntaphilin isoform X2 yields MPGSGPSERMTWPGPALPTPPTTRPLSSAPGTPSIPPLTRTRSLMAMSLPGSRRASAGSRSGGTLGRSGLAVFAQCPQLPASQNEQLPLLPASRRTSPPVSVRDAYGTSSLSSSSNSGSCKGSDSSPTPRRSMKYTLCSDNHGIKPPTPEQYLTPLQQKEVCIRHLRARLKDTQDRLQDRDTEIDDLKTQLSRMQEDWIEEECHRVEAQLALKEARKEIRQLKQVIDTVKNNLIDKDKGLQKYFVDINIQNKKLETLLHSMEVAQNGLAKEEGTGESAGGSPARSLTRSSTYTKLSDPAVCGDRQPGDPSSTSAEDGADSGLVAADDTLSRTDALEASSLLSSGVDCGLEEASLQSSFNLGPRFPASNTYEKLLCGMEAGVQASCMQERAIQTDFVQYQPDLDTILEKVGQAQVCGTVPKDRHSELDPHPSGPRDPNSAVVVTVGDEPEAPEPITCGPTIHRPAANSNPGLPVSVVCPVEEEEEAAATEKEPKSYWSRHYIVDLLAVVVPAVPTVAWLCRSQRRQGQPIYNISSLLRGCCTVALHSIRRISCRSLSQPSSSSAGGSQL; encoded by the exons ATGCCAGGCAGTGGTCCCAGCGAGAGGATGACATGGCCCGGCCCTGCCCTCCCTACGCCCCCCACAACCCGCCCTCTCTCCTCAGCCCCGGGAACACCGTCCATCCCACCGCTAACCAGGACCCGCAGTCTCATGGCCATGTCCCTGCCAGGAAGTAGACGCGCCTCTGCCGGATCTCGCAG CGGGGGCACTTTAGGCCGTAGCGGCCTGGCAGTGTTCGCCCAGTGCCCACAGCTGCCCGCCAGCCAGAATGAGCAGCTGCCTCTTCTCCCCGCCTCCAGGCGCACTTCTCCACCTGTGAGTGTGCGGGACGCCTACGGCACCTCttccctcagcagcagcagcaactctGGCTCCTGCAAGGGCAGCGACAGCAGCCCCACACCGAG GCGCTCCATGAAGTATACACTATGCAGCGACAACCATGGCATCAAGCCCCCCACCCCAGAGCAGTATCTGACTCCGTTGCAGCAGAAGGAAGTTTGCATCAGGCACCTGAGGGCCCGGCTGAAGGACACACAGGACCGGCTTCAGGACCG GGACACAGAGATCGATGACCTGAAGACTCAGCTGTCTCGCATGCAGGAGGACTGGATTGAGGAGGAGTGCCACCGTGTGGAAGCCCAGTTGGCTCTGAAAGAGGCCCGCAAGGAGATCAGGCAGCTCAAGCAGGTCATCGACACTGTCAAGAACAACCTGATTGACAAGGACAAAGGGCTACAGAAATACTTCGTGGATATCAATATCCAGAACAAGAAGCTAGAGACGCTGCTGCACAGCATGGAAGTAGCCCAGAATGGACTAGCCAAGGAGGAAGGAACCGGGGAGTCGGCTGGTGGGTCCCCGGCACGCTCCCTCACCCGCAGCTCCACCTACACCAAGCTGAGTGACCCAGCTGTCTGTGGTGACCGCCAGCCAGGGGACCCCTCCAGCACCTCTGCTGAGGATGGAGCTGACAGTGGACTTGTGGCTGCTGACGACACACTGAGTCGGACGGACGCCCTGGAGGCCAGCAGCCTGCTGTCATCAGGAGTGGACTGTGGCCTTGAGGAAGCCTCGCTGCAGAGCTCCTTCAACCTGGGCCCTCGCTTCCCTGCCAGCAACACCTATGAGAAGCTCCTGTGCGGCATGGAGGCCGGCGTGCAAGCCAGCTGCATGCAGGAGCGGGCCATCCAGACAGACTTCGTGCAGTACCAGCCTGACCTGGACACCATCCTAGAGAAAGTAGGCCAGGCTCAGGTGTGTGGGACAGTCCCCAAGGACAGGCACTCAGAGCTGGATCCCCACCCCTCAGGGCCCAGGGACCCCAACTCAGCAGTGGTGGTGACAGTGGGTGACGAGCCTGAGGCCCCAGAGCCCATCACCTGTGGGCCAACTATACACCGGCCTGCAGCCAACTCCAACCCGGGACTACCAGTGAGTGTGGTGTGTCccgtggaagaggaggaggaggcagctgcCACTGAAAAGGAACCCAAGAGTTATTGGAGCCGCCACTACATTGTGGATCTGCTAGCTGTGGTAGTGCCGGCTGTGCCAACAGTGGCCTGGCTCTGCCGCTCCCAGCGGCGCCAGGGCCAGCCCATTTACAACATCAGCTCCTTGCTGCGGGGCTGCTGCACAGTGGCCTTGCACTCCATCCGTAGGATCAGCTGCCGCTCACTCAGCCAGCCAAGCTCCAGCTCAGCGGGTGGCTCCCAGCTCTGA
- the Snph gene encoding syntaphilin isoform X3, protein MPGSGPSERMTWPGPALPTPPTTRPLSSAPGTPSIPPLTRTRSLMAMSLPGSRRASAGSRRRTSPPVSVRDAYGTSSLSSSSNSGSCKGSDSSPTPRRSMKYTLCSDNHGIKPPTPEQYLTPLQQKEVCIRHLRARLKDTQDRLQDRDTEIDDLKTQLSRMQEDWIEEECHRVEAQLALKEARKEIRQLKQVIDTVKNNLIDKDKGLQKYFVDINIQNKKLETLLHSMEVAQNGLAKEEGTGESAGGSPARSLTRSSTYTKLSDPAVCGDRQPGDPSSTSAEDGADSGLVAADDTLSRTDALEASSLLSSGVDCGLEEASLQSSFNLGPRFPASNTYEKLLCGMEAGVQASCMQERAIQTDFVQYQPDLDTILEKVGQAQVCGTVPKDRHSELDPHPSGPRDPNSAVVVTVGDEPEAPEPITCGPTIHRPAANSNPGLPVSVVCPVEEEEEAAATEKEPKSYWSRHYIVDLLAVVVPAVPTVAWLCRSQRRQGQPIYNISSLLRGCCTVALHSIRRISCRSLSQPSSSSAGGSQL, encoded by the exons ATGCCAGGCAGTGGTCCCAGCGAGAGGATGACATGGCCCGGCCCTGCCCTCCCTACGCCCCCCACAACCCGCCCTCTCTCCTCAGCCCCGGGAACACCGTCCATCCCACCGCTAACCAGGACCCGCAGTCTCATGGCCATGTCCCTGCCAGGAAGTAGACGCGCCTCTGCCGGATCTCGCAG GCGCACTTCTCCACCTGTGAGTGTGCGGGACGCCTACGGCACCTCttccctcagcagcagcagcaactctGGCTCCTGCAAGGGCAGCGACAGCAGCCCCACACCGAG GCGCTCCATGAAGTATACACTATGCAGCGACAACCATGGCATCAAGCCCCCCACCCCAGAGCAGTATCTGACTCCGTTGCAGCAGAAGGAAGTTTGCATCAGGCACCTGAGGGCCCGGCTGAAGGACACACAGGACCGGCTTCAGGACCG GGACACAGAGATCGATGACCTGAAGACTCAGCTGTCTCGCATGCAGGAGGACTGGATTGAGGAGGAGTGCCACCGTGTGGAAGCCCAGTTGGCTCTGAAAGAGGCCCGCAAGGAGATCAGGCAGCTCAAGCAGGTCATCGACACTGTCAAGAACAACCTGATTGACAAGGACAAAGGGCTACAGAAATACTTCGTGGATATCAATATCCAGAACAAGAAGCTAGAGACGCTGCTGCACAGCATGGAAGTAGCCCAGAATGGACTAGCCAAGGAGGAAGGAACCGGGGAGTCGGCTGGTGGGTCCCCGGCACGCTCCCTCACCCGCAGCTCCACCTACACCAAGCTGAGTGACCCAGCTGTCTGTGGTGACCGCCAGCCAGGGGACCCCTCCAGCACCTCTGCTGAGGATGGAGCTGACAGTGGACTTGTGGCTGCTGACGACACACTGAGTCGGACGGACGCCCTGGAGGCCAGCAGCCTGCTGTCATCAGGAGTGGACTGTGGCCTTGAGGAAGCCTCGCTGCAGAGCTCCTTCAACCTGGGCCCTCGCTTCCCTGCCAGCAACACCTATGAGAAGCTCCTGTGCGGCATGGAGGCCGGCGTGCAAGCCAGCTGCATGCAGGAGCGGGCCATCCAGACAGACTTCGTGCAGTACCAGCCTGACCTGGACACCATCCTAGAGAAAGTAGGCCAGGCTCAGGTGTGTGGGACAGTCCCCAAGGACAGGCACTCAGAGCTGGATCCCCACCCCTCAGGGCCCAGGGACCCCAACTCAGCAGTGGTGGTGACAGTGGGTGACGAGCCTGAGGCCCCAGAGCCCATCACCTGTGGGCCAACTATACACCGGCCTGCAGCCAACTCCAACCCGGGACTACCAGTGAGTGTGGTGTGTCccgtggaagaggaggaggaggcagctgcCACTGAAAAGGAACCCAAGAGTTATTGGAGCCGCCACTACATTGTGGATCTGCTAGCTGTGGTAGTGCCGGCTGTGCCAACAGTGGCCTGGCTCTGCCGCTCCCAGCGGCGCCAGGGCCAGCCCATTTACAACATCAGCTCCTTGCTGCGGGGCTGCTGCACAGTGGCCTTGCACTCCATCCGTAGGATCAGCTGCCGCTCACTCAGCCAGCCAAGCTCCAGCTCAGCGGGTGGCTCCCAGCTCTGA
- the Snph gene encoding syntaphilin isoform X5 produces the protein MPGSGPSERMTWPGPALPTPPTTRPLSSAPGTPSIPPLTRTRSLMAMSLPGSRRASAGSRRRSMKYTLCSDNHGIKPPTPEQYLTPLQQKEVCIRHLRARLKDTQDRLQDRDTEIDDLKTQLSRMQEDWIEEECHRVEAQLALKEARKEIRQLKQVIDTVKNNLIDKDKGLQKYFVDINIQNKKLETLLHSMEVAQNGLAKEEGTGESAGGSPARSLTRSSTYTKLSDPAVCGDRQPGDPSSTSAEDGADSGLVAADDTLSRTDALEASSLLSSGVDCGLEEASLQSSFNLGPRFPASNTYEKLLCGMEAGVQASCMQERAIQTDFVQYQPDLDTILEKVGQAQVCGTVPKDRHSELDPHPSGPRDPNSAVVVTVGDEPEAPEPITCGPTIHRPAANSNPGLPVSVVCPVEEEEEAAATEKEPKSYWSRHYIVDLLAVVVPAVPTVAWLCRSQRRQGQPIYNISSLLRGCCTVALHSIRRISCRSLSQPSSSSAGGSQL, from the exons ATGCCAGGCAGTGGTCCCAGCGAGAGGATGACATGGCCCGGCCCTGCCCTCCCTACGCCCCCCACAACCCGCCCTCTCTCCTCAGCCCCGGGAACACCGTCCATCCCACCGCTAACCAGGACCCGCAGTCTCATGGCCATGTCCCTGCCAGGAAGTAGACGCGCCTCTGCCGGATCTCGCAG GCGCTCCATGAAGTATACACTATGCAGCGACAACCATGGCATCAAGCCCCCCACCCCAGAGCAGTATCTGACTCCGTTGCAGCAGAAGGAAGTTTGCATCAGGCACCTGAGGGCCCGGCTGAAGGACACACAGGACCGGCTTCAGGACCG GGACACAGAGATCGATGACCTGAAGACTCAGCTGTCTCGCATGCAGGAGGACTGGATTGAGGAGGAGTGCCACCGTGTGGAAGCCCAGTTGGCTCTGAAAGAGGCCCGCAAGGAGATCAGGCAGCTCAAGCAGGTCATCGACACTGTCAAGAACAACCTGATTGACAAGGACAAAGGGCTACAGAAATACTTCGTGGATATCAATATCCAGAACAAGAAGCTAGAGACGCTGCTGCACAGCATGGAAGTAGCCCAGAATGGACTAGCCAAGGAGGAAGGAACCGGGGAGTCGGCTGGTGGGTCCCCGGCACGCTCCCTCACCCGCAGCTCCACCTACACCAAGCTGAGTGACCCAGCTGTCTGTGGTGACCGCCAGCCAGGGGACCCCTCCAGCACCTCTGCTGAGGATGGAGCTGACAGTGGACTTGTGGCTGCTGACGACACACTGAGTCGGACGGACGCCCTGGAGGCCAGCAGCCTGCTGTCATCAGGAGTGGACTGTGGCCTTGAGGAAGCCTCGCTGCAGAGCTCCTTCAACCTGGGCCCTCGCTTCCCTGCCAGCAACACCTATGAGAAGCTCCTGTGCGGCATGGAGGCCGGCGTGCAAGCCAGCTGCATGCAGGAGCGGGCCATCCAGACAGACTTCGTGCAGTACCAGCCTGACCTGGACACCATCCTAGAGAAAGTAGGCCAGGCTCAGGTGTGTGGGACAGTCCCCAAGGACAGGCACTCAGAGCTGGATCCCCACCCCTCAGGGCCCAGGGACCCCAACTCAGCAGTGGTGGTGACAGTGGGTGACGAGCCTGAGGCCCCAGAGCCCATCACCTGTGGGCCAACTATACACCGGCCTGCAGCCAACTCCAACCCGGGACTACCAGTGAGTGTGGTGTGTCccgtggaagaggaggaggaggcagctgcCACTGAAAAGGAACCCAAGAGTTATTGGAGCCGCCACTACATTGTGGATCTGCTAGCTGTGGTAGTGCCGGCTGTGCCAACAGTGGCCTGGCTCTGCCGCTCCCAGCGGCGCCAGGGCCAGCCCATTTACAACATCAGCTCCTTGCTGCGGGGCTGCTGCACAGTGGCCTTGCACTCCATCCGTAGGATCAGCTGCCGCTCACTCAGCCAGCCAAGCTCCAGCTCAGCGGGTGGCTCCCAGCTCTGA
- the Snph gene encoding syntaphilin isoform X1 — protein MNYGLLITARRLLQRLQRRCAKRRGSRASRRDCGGRVDPAPGTPSIPPLTRTRSLMAMSLPGSRRASAGSRSGGTLGRSGLAVFAQCPQLPASQNEQLPLLPASRRTSPPVSVRDAYGTSSLSSSSNSGSCKGSDSSPTPRRSMKYTLCSDNHGIKPPTPEQYLTPLQQKEVCIRHLRARLKDTQDRLQDRDTEIDDLKTQLSRMQEDWIEEECHRVEAQLALKEARKEIRQLKQVIDTVKNNLIDKDKGLQKYFVDINIQNKKLETLLHSMEVAQNGLAKEEGTGESAGGSPARSLTRSSTYTKLSDPAVCGDRQPGDPSSTSAEDGADSGLVAADDTLSRTDALEASSLLSSGVDCGLEEASLQSSFNLGPRFPASNTYEKLLCGMEAGVQASCMQERAIQTDFVQYQPDLDTILEKVGQAQVCGTVPKDRHSELDPHPSGPRDPNSAVVVTVGDEPEAPEPITCGPTIHRPAANSNPGLPVSVVCPVEEEEEAAATEKEPKSYWSRHYIVDLLAVVVPAVPTVAWLCRSQRRQGQPIYNISSLLRGCCTVALHSIRRISCRSLSQPSSSSAGGSQL, from the exons CCCCGGGAACACCGTCCATCCCACCGCTAACCAGGACCCGCAGTCTCATGGCCATGTCCCTGCCAGGAAGTAGACGCGCCTCTGCCGGATCTCGCAG CGGGGGCACTTTAGGCCGTAGCGGCCTGGCAGTGTTCGCCCAGTGCCCACAGCTGCCCGCCAGCCAGAATGAGCAGCTGCCTCTTCTCCCCGCCTCCAGGCGCACTTCTCCACCTGTGAGTGTGCGGGACGCCTACGGCACCTCttccctcagcagcagcagcaactctGGCTCCTGCAAGGGCAGCGACAGCAGCCCCACACCGAG GCGCTCCATGAAGTATACACTATGCAGCGACAACCATGGCATCAAGCCCCCCACCCCAGAGCAGTATCTGACTCCGTTGCAGCAGAAGGAAGTTTGCATCAGGCACCTGAGGGCCCGGCTGAAGGACACACAGGACCGGCTTCAGGACCG GGACACAGAGATCGATGACCTGAAGACTCAGCTGTCTCGCATGCAGGAGGACTGGATTGAGGAGGAGTGCCACCGTGTGGAAGCCCAGTTGGCTCTGAAAGAGGCCCGCAAGGAGATCAGGCAGCTCAAGCAGGTCATCGACACTGTCAAGAACAACCTGATTGACAAGGACAAAGGGCTACAGAAATACTTCGTGGATATCAATATCCAGAACAAGAAGCTAGAGACGCTGCTGCACAGCATGGAAGTAGCCCAGAATGGACTAGCCAAGGAGGAAGGAACCGGGGAGTCGGCTGGTGGGTCCCCGGCACGCTCCCTCACCCGCAGCTCCACCTACACCAAGCTGAGTGACCCAGCTGTCTGTGGTGACCGCCAGCCAGGGGACCCCTCCAGCACCTCTGCTGAGGATGGAGCTGACAGTGGACTTGTGGCTGCTGACGACACACTGAGTCGGACGGACGCCCTGGAGGCCAGCAGCCTGCTGTCATCAGGAGTGGACTGTGGCCTTGAGGAAGCCTCGCTGCAGAGCTCCTTCAACCTGGGCCCTCGCTTCCCTGCCAGCAACACCTATGAGAAGCTCCTGTGCGGCATGGAGGCCGGCGTGCAAGCCAGCTGCATGCAGGAGCGGGCCATCCAGACAGACTTCGTGCAGTACCAGCCTGACCTGGACACCATCCTAGAGAAAGTAGGCCAGGCTCAGGTGTGTGGGACAGTCCCCAAGGACAGGCACTCAGAGCTGGATCCCCACCCCTCAGGGCCCAGGGACCCCAACTCAGCAGTGGTGGTGACAGTGGGTGACGAGCCTGAGGCCCCAGAGCCCATCACCTGTGGGCCAACTATACACCGGCCTGCAGCCAACTCCAACCCGGGACTACCAGTGAGTGTGGTGTGTCccgtggaagaggaggaggaggcagctgcCACTGAAAAGGAACCCAAGAGTTATTGGAGCCGCCACTACATTGTGGATCTGCTAGCTGTGGTAGTGCCGGCTGTGCCAACAGTGGCCTGGCTCTGCCGCTCCCAGCGGCGCCAGGGCCAGCCCATTTACAACATCAGCTCCTTGCTGCGGGGCTGCTGCACAGTGGCCTTGCACTCCATCCGTAGGATCAGCTGCCGCTCACTCAGCCAGCCAAGCTCCAGCTCAGCGGGTGGCTCCCAGCTCTGA
- the Snph gene encoding syntaphilin isoform X4, which translates to MAMSLPGSRRASAGSRSGGTLGRSGLAVFAQCPQLPASQNEQLPLLPASRRTSPPVSVRDAYGTSSLSSSSNSGSCKGSDSSPTPRRSMKYTLCSDNHGIKPPTPEQYLTPLQQKEVCIRHLRARLKDTQDRLQDRDTEIDDLKTQLSRMQEDWIEEECHRVEAQLALKEARKEIRQLKQVIDTVKNNLIDKDKGLQKYFVDINIQNKKLETLLHSMEVAQNGLAKEEGTGESAGGSPARSLTRSSTYTKLSDPAVCGDRQPGDPSSTSAEDGADSGLVAADDTLSRTDALEASSLLSSGVDCGLEEASLQSSFNLGPRFPASNTYEKLLCGMEAGVQASCMQERAIQTDFVQYQPDLDTILEKVGQAQVCGTVPKDRHSELDPHPSGPRDPNSAVVVTVGDEPEAPEPITCGPTIHRPAANSNPGLPVSVVCPVEEEEEAAATEKEPKSYWSRHYIVDLLAVVVPAVPTVAWLCRSQRRQGQPIYNISSLLRGCCTVALHSIRRISCRSLSQPSSSSAGGSQL; encoded by the exons ATGGCCATGTCCCTGCCAGGAAGTAGACGCGCCTCTGCCGGATCTCGCAG CGGGGGCACTTTAGGCCGTAGCGGCCTGGCAGTGTTCGCCCAGTGCCCACAGCTGCCCGCCAGCCAGAATGAGCAGCTGCCTCTTCTCCCCGCCTCCAGGCGCACTTCTCCACCTGTGAGTGTGCGGGACGCCTACGGCACCTCttccctcagcagcagcagcaactctGGCTCCTGCAAGGGCAGCGACAGCAGCCCCACACCGAG GCGCTCCATGAAGTATACACTATGCAGCGACAACCATGGCATCAAGCCCCCCACCCCAGAGCAGTATCTGACTCCGTTGCAGCAGAAGGAAGTTTGCATCAGGCACCTGAGGGCCCGGCTGAAGGACACACAGGACCGGCTTCAGGACCG GGACACAGAGATCGATGACCTGAAGACTCAGCTGTCTCGCATGCAGGAGGACTGGATTGAGGAGGAGTGCCACCGTGTGGAAGCCCAGTTGGCTCTGAAAGAGGCCCGCAAGGAGATCAGGCAGCTCAAGCAGGTCATCGACACTGTCAAGAACAACCTGATTGACAAGGACAAAGGGCTACAGAAATACTTCGTGGATATCAATATCCAGAACAAGAAGCTAGAGACGCTGCTGCACAGCATGGAAGTAGCCCAGAATGGACTAGCCAAGGAGGAAGGAACCGGGGAGTCGGCTGGTGGGTCCCCGGCACGCTCCCTCACCCGCAGCTCCACCTACACCAAGCTGAGTGACCCAGCTGTCTGTGGTGACCGCCAGCCAGGGGACCCCTCCAGCACCTCTGCTGAGGATGGAGCTGACAGTGGACTTGTGGCTGCTGACGACACACTGAGTCGGACGGACGCCCTGGAGGCCAGCAGCCTGCTGTCATCAGGAGTGGACTGTGGCCTTGAGGAAGCCTCGCTGCAGAGCTCCTTCAACCTGGGCCCTCGCTTCCCTGCCAGCAACACCTATGAGAAGCTCCTGTGCGGCATGGAGGCCGGCGTGCAAGCCAGCTGCATGCAGGAGCGGGCCATCCAGACAGACTTCGTGCAGTACCAGCCTGACCTGGACACCATCCTAGAGAAAGTAGGCCAGGCTCAGGTGTGTGGGACAGTCCCCAAGGACAGGCACTCAGAGCTGGATCCCCACCCCTCAGGGCCCAGGGACCCCAACTCAGCAGTGGTGGTGACAGTGGGTGACGAGCCTGAGGCCCCAGAGCCCATCACCTGTGGGCCAACTATACACCGGCCTGCAGCCAACTCCAACCCGGGACTACCAGTGAGTGTGGTGTGTCccgtggaagaggaggaggaggcagctgcCACTGAAAAGGAACCCAAGAGTTATTGGAGCCGCCACTACATTGTGGATCTGCTAGCTGTGGTAGTGCCGGCTGTGCCAACAGTGGCCTGGCTCTGCCGCTCCCAGCGGCGCCAGGGCCAGCCCATTTACAACATCAGCTCCTTGCTGCGGGGCTGCTGCACAGTGGCCTTGCACTCCATCCGTAGGATCAGCTGCCGCTCACTCAGCCAGCCAAGCTCCAGCTCAGCGGGTGGCTCCCAGCTCTGA
- the Snph gene encoding syntaphilin isoform X6, with protein sequence MAMSLPGSRRASAGSRRRTSPPVSVRDAYGTSSLSSSSNSGSCKGSDSSPTPRRSMKYTLCSDNHGIKPPTPEQYLTPLQQKEVCIRHLRARLKDTQDRLQDRDTEIDDLKTQLSRMQEDWIEEECHRVEAQLALKEARKEIRQLKQVIDTVKNNLIDKDKGLQKYFVDINIQNKKLETLLHSMEVAQNGLAKEEGTGESAGGSPARSLTRSSTYTKLSDPAVCGDRQPGDPSSTSAEDGADSGLVAADDTLSRTDALEASSLLSSGVDCGLEEASLQSSFNLGPRFPASNTYEKLLCGMEAGVQASCMQERAIQTDFVQYQPDLDTILEKVGQAQVCGTVPKDRHSELDPHPSGPRDPNSAVVVTVGDEPEAPEPITCGPTIHRPAANSNPGLPVSVVCPVEEEEEAAATEKEPKSYWSRHYIVDLLAVVVPAVPTVAWLCRSQRRQGQPIYNISSLLRGCCTVALHSIRRISCRSLSQPSSSSAGGSQL encoded by the exons ATGGCCATGTCCCTGCCAGGAAGTAGACGCGCCTCTGCCGGATCTCGCAG GCGCACTTCTCCACCTGTGAGTGTGCGGGACGCCTACGGCACCTCttccctcagcagcagcagcaactctGGCTCCTGCAAGGGCAGCGACAGCAGCCCCACACCGAG GCGCTCCATGAAGTATACACTATGCAGCGACAACCATGGCATCAAGCCCCCCACCCCAGAGCAGTATCTGACTCCGTTGCAGCAGAAGGAAGTTTGCATCAGGCACCTGAGGGCCCGGCTGAAGGACACACAGGACCGGCTTCAGGACCG GGACACAGAGATCGATGACCTGAAGACTCAGCTGTCTCGCATGCAGGAGGACTGGATTGAGGAGGAGTGCCACCGTGTGGAAGCCCAGTTGGCTCTGAAAGAGGCCCGCAAGGAGATCAGGCAGCTCAAGCAGGTCATCGACACTGTCAAGAACAACCTGATTGACAAGGACAAAGGGCTACAGAAATACTTCGTGGATATCAATATCCAGAACAAGAAGCTAGAGACGCTGCTGCACAGCATGGAAGTAGCCCAGAATGGACTAGCCAAGGAGGAAGGAACCGGGGAGTCGGCTGGTGGGTCCCCGGCACGCTCCCTCACCCGCAGCTCCACCTACACCAAGCTGAGTGACCCAGCTGTCTGTGGTGACCGCCAGCCAGGGGACCCCTCCAGCACCTCTGCTGAGGATGGAGCTGACAGTGGACTTGTGGCTGCTGACGACACACTGAGTCGGACGGACGCCCTGGAGGCCAGCAGCCTGCTGTCATCAGGAGTGGACTGTGGCCTTGAGGAAGCCTCGCTGCAGAGCTCCTTCAACCTGGGCCCTCGCTTCCCTGCCAGCAACACCTATGAGAAGCTCCTGTGCGGCATGGAGGCCGGCGTGCAAGCCAGCTGCATGCAGGAGCGGGCCATCCAGACAGACTTCGTGCAGTACCAGCCTGACCTGGACACCATCCTAGAGAAAGTAGGCCAGGCTCAGGTGTGTGGGACAGTCCCCAAGGACAGGCACTCAGAGCTGGATCCCCACCCCTCAGGGCCCAGGGACCCCAACTCAGCAGTGGTGGTGACAGTGGGTGACGAGCCTGAGGCCCCAGAGCCCATCACCTGTGGGCCAACTATACACCGGCCTGCAGCCAACTCCAACCCGGGACTACCAGTGAGTGTGGTGTGTCccgtggaagaggaggaggaggcagctgcCACTGAAAAGGAACCCAAGAGTTATTGGAGCCGCCACTACATTGTGGATCTGCTAGCTGTGGTAGTGCCGGCTGTGCCAACAGTGGCCTGGCTCTGCCGCTCCCAGCGGCGCCAGGGCCAGCCCATTTACAACATCAGCTCCTTGCTGCGGGGCTGCTGCACAGTGGCCTTGCACTCCATCCGTAGGATCAGCTGCCGCTCACTCAGCCAGCCAAGCTCCAGCTCAGCGGGTGGCTCCCAGCTCTGA
- the Sdcbp2 gene encoding syntenin-2 translates to MSVLYPSLEDLKVGQVIQAQARATPTPSTSMASAPPLSELYPNLAELESYMGLSLSSQEVQKSLPQIPDGDNMMVTSPGPGQVVAPVSGNNLGVLRAEIKPGVREIHLCKDERGKTGLRLQTVDKGLFVQLVQANTPASLVGLRFGDQILQIDGCDCAGWSTHKAHKALKKASAEKIVMIVRDRPFQRTVTMHKDSSGQVGFFIKKGKIVSVVKGSSAARNGLLTNHYVCEVNGQNVIGLKDKKITEILTTAGNVITLTLIPTVIYEHMVKKLSPLLLQHTMDHSIPDI, encoded by the exons ATGTCTGTCCTGTACCCATCTCTGGAGGACCTGAAGGTGGGCCAAGTCATCCAG GCCCAAGCCAGAGCCACACCCACACCGTCgacctccatggcttctgcaccCCCGCTTTCAG AGTTGTACCCAAATTTGGCAGAACTGGAGAGTTACATGGGGCTGTCCCTCTCTAGCCAAGAAGTCCAGAAGAGCCTGCCTCAGATTCCAGATGGTGACAAT ATGATGGTCACTAGCCCTGGGCCTGGCCAGGTGGTAGCACCAGTCTCTGGGAACAACCTGGGTGTGTTGCGTGCAGAGATCAAGCCTGGAGTGCGTGAGATCCATCTGTGCAAGGACGAGCGTGGCAAGACTGGACTGCGCCTGCAGACTGTTGACAAG GGGCTCTTTGTGCAGCTGGTTCAGGCCAATACCCCCGCATCCCTCGTGGGCTTGCGCTTTGGGGACCAGATCCTACAGATTGATGGGTGTGACTGTGCGGGGTGGAGCACACACAAAGCTCACAAAGCCTTGAAGAAGGCATCGGCTGAGAAGATCGTCATGATTGTGCGGGACAG GCCATTCCAGCGGACTGTCACGATGCACAAGGACAGCTCAGGCCAAGTTGGCTTTTTCATCAAGAAGGGGAAGATTGTATCTGTGGTAAAGGGAAGCTCTGCAGCCCGTAATGGACTTCTCACCAACCACTATGTGTGTGAGGTGAACGGACAGAACGTCATTGGGCTGAAG GACAAAAAGATTACAGAGATCCTGACCACAGCTGGAAACGTTATCACACTGACCCTCATTCCTACTGTGATCTATGAGCATATGGTCAAAAA GTTGTCCCCGTTGCTGCTGCAGCACACCATGGACCACTCCATTCCAGATATCTGA